In Tenebrio molitor chromosome 8, icTenMoli1.1, whole genome shotgun sequence, a genomic segment contains:
- the LOC138137256 gene encoding titin homolog isoform X1 — translation MASDNEASCESDPNFAVICAFMEKFGVTCGLASIDFLELQEMLENTQEVPQELIDLHIKLLRKSRKTVSNERWEKAIIKFCHGFCVQDAWEIERFGYKKARLSSKLRVLKELLEMQFDYNARFKAEINKMSAEELRSQPLGKDKQGHAYWFQNDNNCQIRVYKEDPDEETWILVAKDREGLVSLIHELSNGDSKVSSESAINEDDSNSLVEKPIIDTGQVDSSSSDSNKKMSGDSENSSESKESSKKEENISPQEDARFDQNEEQGEEDEERKESKIEDESETTTCKRPREDEEEEEVVKKTRLEVGNEVVGEPVEEPVMLVKGEGTGAENECVNPIVGEEIEEEVLFFCGAGEGVDCQTGNEDKAADSQPTQSESGDCSGKSTGRDTSDSDYVSISDSKNCVNSSGSSEEVPTSPVKNPYKLGTIIDTKTDNKFFSTVRSPTKKSRWDVETIIAKDTVTTGHVKELVDKWEQINDEEKDAEPATTPPPKKSMFFFGPGCLQFTPATVGFGTKVPQEKTEDLEVLPSNVKGDIGYRIGDGGEDNKVETSDCVQSGENTGPLDNEVDHQTPIEARIGDKLEDDVFLPASDNREATEKTKVEDVSVVQDATGNSTSVDQDEQDQVEAELQEQLVPESDFRDDTIKVNNALEIPSVTAALVECEETEDTNKENLMPVECEASVSATNANEDNSTPSNHDEIIEPVPVIEEICVKKYSYLVGEETKKSIEEANSNKSENQVAENHHREDGHCVHGAAEAKKEVAIADVKDDSLKAEEREDAIDLKNDRVGNVEEKEAVVAIDEKKDCHDVEHVIDDGTVSDYSRLPKSEDMKSELRSEDVKVLVGKNLEPAVESKNENVDDKIEQDNQPPVVIESKENLADSKHESVVETGDSQPQIVDEIEGERNSDELKNENVSIDDGQIVKIDEMKSENSENLENEDVAEAENDEPPHLEKIKETEVDLKVEDDVDTENREAPNIDKFEDEKNVNLKVEETEAKDTSIIKDDVTNVSHHNEVKQDEIITKEAIVVLKESDKIEDKKICEKEETTNNAINKSNRGRKNNSDQVAADKPRIFTRRTRASKLEEPEEKPEELMLLQPPRRGRSRVMQKTEKEESPEGDSSKKMKMSNEEVQEEDGAKKPTRSKKETNEIEEVNKQETTDASPVSVTSPNAAETVLVESSSSSDIVELPDNDPLAESEEEAKQKENPMSLSSFSLDFNESPTPTPPLTRSGLRKRGHESPPNSEEVEETAGKRQKMKTKRAVDVKLRKSIEEQKKQELISSDDDNKNEQTEDKSGKKKYKKVDQAKNEEAVVVSSDAEREAEEASQKKKKLNKNKRLLSSLGIDPDKPLGFAEETTIGVRQSRRIAQLKIKEEAERRKLEEEIVQDTHKKKKSKKSEDKDYKVDKKKLKNDVDDDDAGEDDSADSKKRKKKKKKHRKLFDEFNPWRSSSDSSSTDEEEEEEIAEESDDEVLQYVSDHEFSPESDMEADGEALPLKRARTARKESDVEEVDDCPCQKCGKSDHPEWILLCDRCDNGWHCSCLRPPLLVIPEGDWFCPPCQHSTLLKKLQEKLKEYDKKLSKKEIEDRRKQRLAYVGISLNSVLPTKETENIKKRRLGTKQEDDDEEVDDEETSSEESESGSGSGSGSESGSESDEPIYQLRQRRQAHSYRFNDYDDLINSAIQDEMEAVKGAGNQGRGKDIATIVNAEKEEERKKESEVAVAEECEEEPLPPVVPVQEKDKEAKPLYSDDEPVQGIRKKIIGRKKHRKLNSLDISSADDSDSDEDFKGTSSESDDDFEEDLGSEDSEVLESGRGRRKGNDPVRRSTRARTSRYDADFIDDGDSEDEDDAPRRKKKRSIWDESESEESDRSWGRRRRKPASRQKKAAATTTKKKKTKKKKKNDDSDAEVYKKKKPKIKFGLDGEDEGPGRRTRGKKINYVDALGSDSDEDRVKRPPPRIESEEEYVANEDEEIDEDDKITDEEEADSGEENVNPKPPKVHIQSYTDARFTQLLPEGIPSSRSQLMREEDGEDEPNPIDQINRNVEMMDENEMEKMMEEEEYANKQLQLVALQLEKEKRRKEREAKKLEGVLPMQMPQQQDLKKRPKKKEHFQFSGPMQEPLVGNVDNLIINSENNDELSEPPGVSLPMFAELGTAGEGLDDPQKKRRGAARNKKSLEEAVANLGSVRQQESTAFMAMAAANKTLPTDLSGQESNIEIAAPPQPFSQSQPTPSVITRMLQSKPGQPGYPIGTIRPKQFAAMADRDEEVHHAMSPSPAHLGQYIQGATIRPQVSSPYRQLPPNMNHYPRSAAAPPQPHQIRNPSPLMYHSHRPMDPSPSGGGTISIADHNSPARVVSPASSSPGSNKNETPPPPYTRPPPVQRFPMISTTSAGPRHIHMVAPPHLQPPRPNLSPYHPSMPPAYHYGQFGQPEEALPPTVYQNSPYSEQFANEGQVNPSENSNSKSFDEESGGEFGGLVSYFSSQREDDLES, via the exons TGCCCCAAGAATTAATCGACCTTCACATCAAACTCTTACGGAAATCGAGGAAGACCGTCTCGAACGAACGCTGGGAAAAGGCGATCATCAAATTCTGTCACGGTTTCTGCGTCCAGGATGCATGGGAAATCGAACGGTTCGGTTACAAGAAAGCACGACTTTCATCCAAGCTACGTGTTCTTAAa GAACTCCTCGAGATGCAATTCGATTACAACGCCCGCTTCAAGGCGGAAATCAACAAGATGTCAGCGGAGGAGTTGCGGTCCCAGCCGTTGGGGAAGGATAAACAGGGACACGCCTACTGGTTCCAGAACGACAACAACTGTCAAATCCGTGTGTACAAGGAAGATCCGGACGAAGAGACGTGGATTCTGGTCGCCAA GGACAGAGAGGGTCTCGTTTCTTTGATACACGAGTTGAGCAACGGCGACTCCAAGGTCAGTTCGGAATCGGCCATCAACGAAGACGACAGCAACAGTTTAGTCGAGAAACCGATAATAGACACGGGTCAGGTGGATTCCTCCTCGTCCGATTCCAATAAGAAAATGTCTGGTGATTCAGAAAATTCCAGCGAATCGAAAGAATCATCGAAAAAAGAAGAGAACATATCACCTCAAGAAGACGCCCGTTTCGATCAAAACGAAGAACAAGGGGAAGAAGATGAAGAACGAAAAGAAAGTAAAATAGAAGACGAGTCGGAAACGACGACTTGCAAGCGTCCCCGCGAGGACGAGGAAGAAGAGGAGGTCGTGAAAAAGACGAGGCTGGAAGTTGGAAACGAAGTCGTCGGCGAACCCGTCGAGGAACCGGTTATGCTGGTTAAGGGAGAGGGAACCGGCGCCGAGAACGAGTGCGTGAACCCCATCGTTGGGGAAGAAATCGAGGAGGAAGTGTTGTTTTTCTGCGGGGCCGGCGAGGGTGTCGATTGTCAGACGGGGAACGAGGACAAGGCCGCGGACTCTCAACCGACCCAATCGGAAAGCGGTGATTGTAGTGGGAAAAGTACTGGTAGAGACACTAGTGACAGTGATTACGTCAGTATTAGTGATTCGAAGAATTGCGTCAATTCTTCCGGGTCTTCTGAAGAAGTTCCTACATCCCCTGTAAAAAACCCTTACAAATTAGGTACGATAATCGACACAAAGActgacaataaattttttagtaCGGTTAGGAGTCCGACGAAGAAGTCCAGGTGGGATGTAGAAACGATCATCGCAAAAGACACGGTGACAACCGGTCACGTCAAAGAACTTGTCGACAAGTGGGAACAGATAAACGACGAGGAAAAAGATGCGGAACCGGCGACGACGCCGCCACCGAAAAAGTCGATGTTCTTTTTCGGCCCCGGTTGTCTACAATTCACTCCCGCCACGGTCGGTTTCGGAACAAAAGTGCCTCAGGAGAAGACGGAAGACCTGGAGGTTTTGCCTTCGAACGTCAAAGGCGACATCGGATATAGGATAGGCGATGGAGGTGAGGACAATAAGGTCGAAACCAGCGATTGTGTTCAGTCCGGCGAAAACACGGGCCCTCTAGACAATGAAGTCGATCACCAAACACCAATAGAAGCTAGAATAGGAGATAAGTTGGAGGATGACGTGTTCCTTCCGGCCAGTGATAATCGAGAAGCAACggaaaaaaccaaagttgaAGACGTCAGTGTCGTACAAGATGCTACCGGGAACAGTACAAGTGTTGATCAAGACGAACAGGATCAGGTCGAAGCGGAATTACAAGAACAACTAGTACCGGAAAGTGACTTCCGTGATGACACAATCAAAGTAAACAACGCTCTGGAGATCCCAAGTGTGACAGCGGCTTTGGTCGAATGCGAGGAGACCGAAGACACCAACAAGGAAAATTTGATGCCGGTCGAATGTGAGGCGAGCGTCAGCGCAACAAACGCCAATGAAGACAACTCTACTCCATCCAACCATGACGAAATAATAGAGCCAGTGCCTGTAATTGAAGAAATTTGCGTCAAAAAGTACTCCTATCTTGTGGGTGaagaaacgaaaaaatccattgAAGAAGCAAACTCgaataaaagtgaaaatcaAGTCGCGGAGAATCATCATCGAGAAGATGGGCACTGTGTACATGGTGCCGCCGAAGCGAAGAAAGAAGTTGCGATCGCTGATGTGAAGGACGATTCGTTGAAAGCGGAAGAAAGGGAAGATGCAatagatttgaaaaatgataGAGTAGGTAATGTGGAAGAGAAGGAAGCCGTGGTGGCGATAGACGAAAAAAAAGATTGTCATGATGTTGAGCACGTCATCGACGACGGTACTGTTTCGGATTACAGTCGATTACCGAAAAGCGAAGACATGAAAAGCGAGTTAAGGAGTGAAGATGTCAAGGTCCTGGTCGGTAAAAATTTGGAGCCTGCGGTCGagtcaaaaaatgaaaatgttgacGACAAAATAGAACAAGACAATCAACCTCCAGTCGTAATCGAAAGTAAAGAGAATTTGGCCGACTCGAAACACGAAAGTGTCGTTGAAACGGGTGACAGTCAACCACAAATTGTAGATGAGATTGAGGGGGAGAGGAATTCCGATgagttgaaaaatgaaaatgtttcaattgaTGACGGGCAAATTGTCAAGATCGATGAgatgaaaagtgaaaattcggagaatttagaaaatgaagaTGTAGCAGAAGCAGAAAACGACGAACCTCCACACTTGGAGAAAATTAAAGAGACGGAGGTTGACTTGAAAGTCGAAGACGACGTCGATACGGAGAACAGGGAAGCTCCAAATATTGACAAGTTCGAAGATGAGAAAAACGTAAATTTGAAGGTCGAAGAAACTGAAGCAAAGGATACAAGTATAATTAAAGATGACGTTACAAATGTGTCACATCATAACGAAGTGAAGCAGGACGAAATCATAACTAAAGAGGCTATCGTCGTTCTCAAGGAGTCGGACAAGATAGAAGATAAGAAAATTTGCGAAAAGGAAGAAACGACGAACAACGCGATCAATAAGAGTAATCGTGGTCGGAAAAACAATTCGGATCAGGTGGCGGCGGACAAACCGAGGATTTTCACTAGACGGACGCGTGCGTCAAAACTTGAAGAACCCGAAGAGAAGCCAGAAGAATTGATGTTGCTGCAGCCACCGCGAAGAGGACGCTCTCGAGTCATGCAGAAGACTGAAAAAGAAGAATCTCCGGAAGGAGATTCCAGCAAGAAGATGAAAATGTCAAACGAAGAAGTTCAAGAAGAGGATGGTGCGAAGAAGCCGACTCGGAGTAAGAAGGAGACGAACGAAATCGAAGAGGTTAACAAGCAAGAAACAACGGACGCGTCTCCCGTATCGGTCACCTCTCCAAATGCCGCTGAAACGGTGTTGGTGGAGAGCAGCAGCAGCAGTGACATCGTAGAGCTTCCCGATAACGATCCTCTGGCCGAGTCGGAGGAAGAAGCTAAACAAAAGGAAAACCCAATGTCGTTGTCGAGTTTTTCTTTGGACTTCAACGAATCTCCGACTCCCACCCCTCCATTGACGAGGAGTGGTCTGCGAAAAAGAGGACACGAGAGTCCGCCCAATTCAGAAGAAGTCGAAGAAACGGCGGGGAAGCGCCAGAAGATGAAGACCAAACGTGCAGTCGACGTCAAACTCAGGAAGAGCATAGAAGAACAGAAAAAACAAGAATTGATCAGCAGCGACGACGACAACAAAAACGAACAAACTGAAGACAAAAGCGGAAAGAAAAAGTACAAGAAGGTCGACCAGGCGAAGAACGAAGAAGCGGTAGTGGTAAGTAGCGATGCCGAGAGAGAAGCAGAGGAAGCCAgtcagaagaagaagaagctGAACAAGAACA AGAGGTTGTTGTCGAGTCTGGGAATAGATCCGGACAAACCGTTGGGTTTCGCAGAGGAGACGACGATCGGGGTGCGACAGTCCAGGAGGATAGCGCAGCTGAAGATAAAGGAGGAAGCcgaaagaagaaaattggaGGAAGAGATAGTGCAAGATACCCACAAGAAAAAGAAATCGAAGAAATCCGAGGACAAG GACTACAAGGTCGACAAGAAGAAGCTGAAGAACGACGTCGATGACGACGATGCGGGAGAAGATGACAGTGCCGATTCGAAGAAgcgcaaaaagaaaaagaagaaacacAGGAAGTTGTTTGACGAGTTCAATCCTTGGAGGTCGAGCAGCGACTCCAGCAGTACGgacgaagaagaagaagaagaaatcgCCGAAGAGTCGGACGACGAAGTACTGCAGTACGTGTCCGACCACGAATTTTCGCCTGAAAGCGACATGGAAGCAGATGGAGAGGCTCTGCCGCTGAAGAGGGCTCGGACTGCGCGGAAAG AGTCGGACGTCGAAGAAGTTGATGATTGTCCGTGTCAGAAGTGCGGCAAATCGGACCACCCGGAGTGGATCCTGCTTTGCGATCGTTGCGACAACGGTTGGCACTGCTCGTGTCTGAGACCTCCTCTTCTCGTCATTCCGGAGGGCGATTGGTTCTGTCCCCCGTGCCAACACTCCACGCTCCTGAAGAAGCTCCAAGAAAAACTCAAAGAGTACGACAAGAAGTTGAGCAAGAAAGAGATAGAAGACCGACGGAAACAGCGATTGGCGTACGTCGGTATCAGCTTAAACAGCGTCTTGCCGACCAAGGAGACGGAGAACATCAAGAAGCGCAGACTCGGCACCAAGCAGGAAGACGATGACGAAGAGGTGGACGATGAAGAGACCAGCAGTGAGGAATCGGAGTCGGGTTCGGGCAGCGGTTCGGGATCGGAGTCGGGAAGCGAGTCCGACGAACCGATCTATCAGCTGAGACAAAGACGGCAAGCTCACAGTTACAGATTCAACGACTACGACGACTTGATAAATTCGGCAATTCAAGATGAGATGGAGGCGGTGAAGGGGGCGGGAAATCAGGGTCGGGGAAAGGACATAGCGACCATAGTGAATGCCGAAAAAGAAGAAGAGAGAAAGAAGGAATCGGAGGTCGCTGTCGCGGAAGAATGCGAAGAGGAACCTCTACCGCCAGTGGTGCCGGTCCAGGAGAAGGACAAAGAAGCGAAGCCGCTCTACTCGGACGACGAACCCGTGCAAGGTATCCGCAAGAAGATCATCGGAAGGAAAAAACACAGAAAGTTGAATTCGTTGGACATAAGCAGCGCCGACGATTCCGATTCTGACGAGGATTTCAAGGGGACGAGTAGCGAATCCGACGACGACTTCGAGGAGGATCTGGGAAGCGAAGACAGCGAGGTTTTGGAGAGCGGTCGAGGTAGAAGGAAGGGCAATGATCCGGTCAGGAGGTCGACGCGTGCGAGGACGTCGCGGTACGACGCCGACTTCA TCGACGACGGAGACAGTGAAGACGAGGACGATGCACCTCGACGGAAGAAGAAACGCTCGATTTGGGACGAGTCCGAATCGGAAGAGAGCGACCGTTCTTGGGGTCGCAGGCGACGGAAACCTGCCAGCAGACAGAAGAAGGCGGCTGCCACCACCACCAAGAAGAAGAAGacgaagaaaaagaaaaagaacgacGACTCGGACGCGGAGGTgtacaaaaagaagaaacctAAGATCAAATTCGGTTTGGACGGTGAAGACGAGGGTCCAGGACGAAGAACACGAGGCAAGAAGATCAACTACGTCGATGCACTTGGTTCGGACAGTGACGAGGACAGAGTCAAGAGACCTCCCCCGAGGATAGAGAGCGAAGAGGAGTACGTCGCCAACGAAGACGAAGAGATCGACGAAGACGACAAGATCACCGACGAAGAAGAGGCCGATTCGGGTGAAGAAAATGTGAATCCGAAACCTCCCAAAGTGCACATCCAGTCGTACACCGACGCCAGATTCACTCAATTGTTACCTGAAGGAATCCCTTCGTCCAGGAGTCAACTGATGCGAGAGGAAGACGGCGAGGACGAACCGAATCCGATCGATCAAATCAACAGGAACGTCGAGATGATGGACGAGAACGAGATGGAGAAAATGATGGAGGAGGAAGAGTACGCCAACAAACAGTTGCAGTTGGTGGCGCTGCAGCTCGAGAAGGAAAAACGAAGGAAGGAAAGAGAAGCGAAGAAACTGGAAGGTGTGCTGCCGATGCAGATGCCCCAACAGCAAGATTTGAAAAAGAGGCCGAAAAAAAAGGAACATTTCCAATTCAGCGGACCGATGCAAGAACCCCTGGTCGGTAATGTCGACAACTTGATCATCAATTCGGAGAATAACGACGAGCTGTCGGAACCGCCGGGAGTGTCGTTGCCGATGTTTGCCGAATTGGGCACAGCCGGAGAGGGCTTGGACGATCCACAGAAGAAACGCAGAG GTGCAGCGAGGAACAAGAAAAGTCTGGAGGAGGCGGTCGCCAACCTGGGCTCGGTCAGACAACAGGAATCGACGGCGTTCATGGCGATGGCTGCCGCCAACAAGACCCTTCCGACCGACCTGTCCGGTCAAGAAAGCAACATCGAGATCGCCGCTCCTCCGCAACCGTTCTCTCAGAGTCAACCGACTCCGTCTGTGATTACCAGGATGTTGCAGAGCAAGCCTGGACAACCGGGTTATCCGATCGGTACGATACGACCCAAGCAGTTCGCCGCGATGGCCGACAGGGACGAGGAAGTGCACCACGCCATGTCGCCGTCGCCGGCCCACCTCGGACAGTACATCCAAG GTGCCACCATACGACCGCAGGTGTCCAGCCCTTACCGGCAGCTGCCGCCGAACATGAACCACTATCCGCGCAGCGCCGCCGCCCCTCCCCAGCCACACCAGATCCGCAATCCTTCCCCTCTCATGTACCACTCCCACCGGCCCATGGACCCGTCGCCTTCGGGCGGCGGCACGATCAGTATAGCCGATCACAACTCGCCCGCGCGCGTCGTCTCGCCGGCTTCGAGCAGCCCGGGAAGCAACAAGAACGAGACGCCGCCCCCGCCGTACACGCGACCGCCTCCTGTCCAGAGATTCCCGATGATAAGCACGACGAGCGCCGGACCGCGACACATTCACATGGTGGCACCACCCCACTTGCAGCCGCCCAGGCCTAACTTGTCGCCGTACCATCCCAGCATGCCCCCCGCCTACCACTACGGACAGTTCGGTCAGCCGGAGGAGGCGCTGCCGCCCACCGTCTATCAGAATTCGCCTTATTCGGAGCAGTTCGCGAACGAGGGTCAGGTGAACCCGTCCGAGAACAGTAACAGTAAGTCGTTCGACGAGGAGTCGGGGGGTGAGTTCGGGGGATTGGTGTCGTACTTTTCGAGTCAACGAGAAGATGATTTGGAATCATAA